A stretch of the Takifugu flavidus isolate HTHZ2018 chromosome 1, ASM371156v2, whole genome shotgun sequence genome encodes the following:
- the nabp1a gene encoding SOSS complex subunit B2 isoform X1 produces the protein MANTTTETLVLIKDVKPGSKNLNIVFIVLEIGRVTKTKDGHEVRSCKVADKTGSIAISVWDELGSLIQPGDIIKLTRGYASIWKGCLTLYTGRGGDLQKIGEFCMVYSEVPNFSEPNPELLSQTNQQNKSGKPDQAQRGNSPPNQNSGTAAPPGNGSMPPFANNAPPGAPRDSSFGGMGRPNGRAPGNGAPQVTVGGPPAASKSSVTISNGRDPRRAKR, from the exons aTGGCCAATACCACAACGGAGACCTTAGTTTTGATTAAAGACGTGAAGCCCGGGTCGAAAAATTTAAATATCGTTTTCATCGTACTGGAAATAG GGCGAGTGACGAAGACAAAAGATGGACACGAGGTGCGCTCATGCAAGGTGGCAGATAAGACCGGGAGCATTGCCATTTCTGTCTGGGACGAACTGGGCAGCCTCATCCAGCCAGGGGACATCATCAAACTGACCCGAGG GTACGCATCCATATGGAAAGGCTGCCTGACCTTGTACACTGGAAGAGGTGGAGATCTACAGAAAATTGGCGA GTTCTGCATGGTATATTCTGAAGTGCCCAATTTCAGTGAACCAAACCCAGAGCTGCTCTCCCAAACAAACCAGCAGAACAAGTCT ggTAAACCAGACCAGGCTCAGAGGGGAAACTCTCCACCCAATCAGAATTCAGGTACAGCTGCCCCACCAG GGAACGGAAGCATGCCGCCGTTTGCCAATAATGCCCCCCCAGGTGCACCTCGAGACTCTTCATTTGGAGGCATGGGGCGACCCAATGGCCGGGCACCTGGAAATGGAGCACCTCAAGTTACCGTTGGTGGACCCCCGGCAGCTTCAAAATCATCAGTTACCATTAGCAACGGCAGGGACCCTCGACGTGCCAAAAGATGA
- the nabp1a gene encoding SOSS complex subunit B2 isoform X2: protein MANTTTETLVLIKDVKPGSKNLNIVFIVLEIGRVTKTKDGHEVRSCKVADKTGSIAISVWDELGSLIQPGDIIKLTRGYASIWKGCLTLYTGRGGDLQKIGEFCMVYSEVPNFSEPNPELLSQTNQQNKSGKPDQAQRGNSPPNQNSGNGSMPPFANNAPPGAPRDSSFGGMGRPNGRAPGNGAPQVTVGGPPAASKSSVTISNGRDPRRAKR from the exons aTGGCCAATACCACAACGGAGACCTTAGTTTTGATTAAAGACGTGAAGCCCGGGTCGAAAAATTTAAATATCGTTTTCATCGTACTGGAAATAG GGCGAGTGACGAAGACAAAAGATGGACACGAGGTGCGCTCATGCAAGGTGGCAGATAAGACCGGGAGCATTGCCATTTCTGTCTGGGACGAACTGGGCAGCCTCATCCAGCCAGGGGACATCATCAAACTGACCCGAGG GTACGCATCCATATGGAAAGGCTGCCTGACCTTGTACACTGGAAGAGGTGGAGATCTACAGAAAATTGGCGA GTTCTGCATGGTATATTCTGAAGTGCCCAATTTCAGTGAACCAAACCCAGAGCTGCTCTCCCAAACAAACCAGCAGAACAAGTCT ggTAAACCAGACCAGGCTCAGAGGGGAAACTCTCCACCCAATCAGAATTCAG GGAACGGAAGCATGCCGCCGTTTGCCAATAATGCCCCCCCAGGTGCACCTCGAGACTCTTCATTTGGAGGCATGGGGCGACCCAATGGCCGGGCACCTGGAAATGGAGCACCTCAAGTTACCGTTGGTGGACCCCCGGCAGCTTCAAAATCATCAGTTACCATTAGCAACGGCAGGGACCCTCGACGTGCCAAAAGATGA
- the LOC130525959 gene encoding C-X-C chemokine receptor type 2-like, which yields MTDPTQSSFAIDFGSVYDELNFTYNDSGFIINPETQPCSPFSIPDAAVVTVCVFYIFVFLLAVPGNLLVGLVIGLNKQALPPSDLYLLHLAIADLLLAVTLPFWATSITKGWVFGDAMCKAVTILQELSFYSSILFLTCISVDRYMVIVRALEARKANRQMVSWGVCAAVWVVGALLSLPGLLSSAFVPHNSSQIVCAVQYDPGSADMWRLVTRILCHTLGFLIPLAIMLPCYGVTIKRLLHVRGSLQRQRAMKVIVFVVVAFLLCWTPYHLAVMTDTFFRTKIVPYQCPARTAVDQAVFATQSLGLLHSCINPVLYAFVGEKFRRRLLQLMKKIKVAERASLSRSSRASFSSETTTFM from the exons ATGACGG ATCCAACCCAGTCTTCCTTTGCCATCGACTTCGGCTCCGTGTATGACGAACTCAACTTTACCTACAATGACTCGGGCTTCATCATTAACCCCGAAACGCAGCCCTGCAGCCCCTTCTCCATCCCAGACGCCGCTGTGGTCACCGTCTGTGTTTTTTACATCTTCGTCTTTCTGTTGGCCGTTCCTGGAAACctgctggtggggctggtgaTCGGCCTGAACAAGCAggcccttcctccctctgaccTTTACCTCCTCCACCTGGCCATCGCAGACCTCCTGCTGGCTGTCACGCTGCCGTTCTGGGCCACCTCCATCACTAAGGGTTGGGTGTTCGGGGACGCCATGTGCAAGGCTGTGACCATCCTCCAGGAGTTGAGCTTCTACTCCAGCATCCTCTTCCTGACTTGCATCAGCGTGGACCGTTACATGGTGATCGTGCGAGCTCTGGAGGCCCGTAAAGCCAACCGCCAGATGGTCAGCTGGGGCGTCTGCGCCGCCGTGTGGGTTGTGGGAGCTCTGCTGTCTCTGCCGGGGCTTCTCAGCTCCGCCTTCGTGCCCCACAACTCCAGTCAGATAGTGTGTGCTGTGCAGTATGACCCGGGCAGCGCCGACATGTGGCGCCTGGTGACCAGGATTCTTTGCCACACCTTGGGGTTTCTTATCCCCTTGGCCATCATGCTGCCCTGTTACGGGGTTACCATCAAACGCCTCCTCCACGTCCGCGGCAGCTTACAGAGGCAGCGAGCCATGAAGGTGATCGTGTTTGTGGTGGTGGCCTTCCTCCTGTGCTGGACGCCGTACCACCTGGCAGTGATGACAGACACCTTCTTCAGGACGAAGATCGTGCCCTACCAGTGTCCGGCCAGGACGGCGGTGGATCAGGCCGTGTTCGCCACCCAGAGCCTGGggctcctccacagctgcatCAACCCGGTGCTGTACGCTTTTGTGGGGGAGAAGTTCAGaaggaggctgctgcagctcatgaAGAAGATCAAGGTCGCCGAGAGGGCGTCGCTGTCGAGAAGCAGCCGGGCGTCCTTCTCATCAGAGACCACAACGTTTATGTGA